In Plasmodium vivax chromosome 14, whole genome shotgun sequence, the genomic window gttattttaattttttttttttttttttctgtgttaCGAAGCAAGCACGTGCTCGCTCCTACTAGAAGCAGAGCGTGTGTGCAACCTTTATGTCTGTGCGCAGGCAAGCGGCGTATCTCTGCCTGTCCAATCACCGCAGTTACACCAATCGAGTGTCCTCTCGGCAGACCCCACCCCTTCATACCACACAACACATGGgcaacaattttttgttcatttatgAGACATTCATTTAGAAGAAATTTGAaagcatttaaaaagttcGCACAAATTTGATTCACACAAGTGCGATACTTTAACAGTTCCATTCGCAGTATGAGCAGTTGTGTCTGTAAGGAACAGCCTGCACTTAAGCGATTGAACAGATCAGTTGCCGAGGGACCATTCCGTGTGCGAAGTGGTTTCCAAGTGGATTCTCCCCATATGacaatttctttcttccaCAGGAAGGTAGTCCGAGTTTGATTTGTTGTATCCCCCCAGATACAcgcacaaaaatgtgtacatgttAGCACGTATGTTCATATTCGCTCAGTTAGAAGACCATTTAAGGCTTTTATCCCTCCCCGCACACACACCAGCTATATGCGGCACACAAAGCTGGGAGATTAACgcgggtaaaaaaaaaaaaaaaaaaaattatgaacagtcaggtaaaaaagcaagccttttttttcaatcgCTCGACAAATTAAAATGGACGAGGGAACATTCGACGAAAAGTTTGCCCATTCCATTTTGCTGGAGTCTCTGAAGGAAGCGCTTAAGCAGATGATCGATGAGTTCTACGTGGAAAAGGAGATCGGACTTAAAATCTACAAGGAGGCCTGCGCGGTAGGTTTGGGGGAAGCGCTGCTGGTTGTGTGTGTGCCAGTGTGAGTGTGTACATGTGAACGTTGGAACGTTGGAATGTTGGAACGTGTGCGCATGCGTGAGGAAGGCGCGCCCCCTCCCTCGATATTGCGAATTGACGCGCCCCCCTCCATTCCACTTCACAGAACGTAAGGAAagaaattttggaaaattcgTCCCAACTGTCGGATGTCCATATCAGTGGTCAGATGAAGAGCTACTACTGCAGGAATGACGTgtggacttttttttttaaaaactcgctttttaaaattatcaaaaataagaaagcaaaaaatagctcgaaggaaaataaaaattaccatccattaaatttaaaagtttttaaaaacttttacGACAAAAGAGAGGAATTTTTAAAGTACAGCATAGACAATAATAAcgtgaaaattataaaaaacttcGGAAAATTATACTGCCAGATTGTACATaaggaggagggagaaaatgAAGCGGACGACGCTGTTCTGTATTATGACGGGTTGATAAAGGTGCTCTGTGTGGAGGATGCACTTTAGGAGAGGCTGAACATGGTCCCCTGGAATGAGTCCCCCAAGGGAGCTCACCTCATACATTGAGCATCCCTGTGt contains:
- a CDS encoding hypothetical protein, conserved (encoded by transcript PVX_101430A), coding for MDEGTFDEKFAHSILLESLKEALKQMIDEFYVEKEIGLKIYKEACANVRKEILENSSQLSDVHISGQMKSYYCRNDVWTFFFKNSLFKIIKNKKAKNSSKENKNYHPLNLKVFKNFYDKREEFLKYSIDNNNVKIIKNFGKLYCQIVHKEEGENEADDAVLYYDGLIKVLCVEDAL